A single window of Bordetella genomosp. 11 DNA harbors:
- a CDS encoding methyl-accepting chemotaxis protein codes for MRKFFSNMTIRASLLWVLVFFSLMLVLGAVLGVLSLRVGDTTMREMRRSQAVSNALQEMAVDYKSAMIGLGRAASVHLGEVIKQIGQPTIPEAGLSGAAKSMLDFARISYDKAQADFKKYQALPKPPGLEQEFKEIDEAFSALMGQGLKVMFDDLAKADLPAYQMHAQMVSDVMEDRLSLALGQYMAWRMRTTDDAFDESERRYELVLAAVGAGGAIALLLVVATYVFLRRRVVRPLADAVRHFDRIAGGDLTETVDAGSKNEIGALYGALKRMQESLVRTVSAVRRGVDEINVGSREISAGNTDLSSRTEQQAASLEETAASMEELASTVKQNAENARQANQLAASASDVAERGGVAVGEVVSTMREISGSSRKISEIVSVIDGIAFQTNILALNAAVEAARAGEQGKGFAVVAGEVRSLAQRSAQAAKEIKSLIEDSVAKVGAGSQQVERAGATMQEIVASVKRVTDIMGEISAASEEQSSGIDQVNRAVSQMDEVTQQNAALVEEAAAAAGSLQEQAGHLAEAVAVFKINQGQVIDMPAREIVAPAAVSRIEAQAA; via the coding sequence ATGCGCAAGTTCTTTTCCAATATGACGATACGCGCGAGCCTGCTTTGGGTGCTGGTCTTCTTCTCCCTGATGCTGGTCCTCGGCGCCGTGCTGGGCGTGCTTTCCTTGCGGGTGGGCGATACGACCATGCGGGAGATGCGGCGCAGCCAGGCCGTCAGCAATGCGTTGCAGGAGATGGCGGTCGACTACAAGAGCGCCATGATCGGACTGGGCCGCGCCGCTTCCGTGCATCTGGGCGAAGTCATCAAGCAGATCGGCCAACCCACCATCCCGGAAGCGGGGCTGAGCGGGGCAGCCAAGTCGATGCTGGATTTCGCGCGCATTTCCTATGACAAGGCGCAGGCCGACTTCAAGAAATACCAGGCGCTGCCCAAGCCGCCGGGACTGGAACAGGAATTCAAAGAGATCGACGAGGCTTTCTCCGCCTTGATGGGGCAGGGGCTGAAGGTCATGTTCGACGACCTGGCAAAGGCCGATCTTCCGGCTTACCAGATGCACGCGCAGATGGTGTCGGATGTCATGGAGGACCGCCTGAGCCTGGCGCTTGGCCAGTACATGGCGTGGCGCATGCGCACTACCGATGATGCCTTCGACGAATCCGAACGGCGCTATGAACTGGTGCTGGCCGCGGTGGGTGCCGGCGGCGCGATCGCCCTGCTGCTGGTGGTGGCCACGTATGTGTTCCTGCGCAGGCGTGTGGTGCGGCCGCTGGCCGACGCGGTGCGGCATTTCGATCGTATCGCCGGGGGCGACCTGACCGAGACGGTGGATGCCGGATCGAAGAATGAAATTGGCGCTTTGTATGGCGCCTTGAAGCGCATGCAGGAAAGCCTGGTGCGTACGGTGTCCGCGGTGCGCCGCGGCGTGGACGAAATCAACGTGGGTTCGCGCGAGATCTCCGCGGGCAATACGGACCTGTCCAGCCGCACCGAACAGCAGGCGGCGTCGCTGGAGGAAACCGCGGCATCGATGGAGGAACTGGCCTCGACGGTGAAGCAGAATGCCGAAAACGCGCGCCAGGCCAACCAGCTGGCGGCCAGCGCCTCGGACGTGGCCGAGCGCGGCGGCGTGGCGGTGGGCGAGGTTGTAAGCACGATGCGGGAGATTTCCGGCAGCTCGCGCAAGATCTCCGAGATCGTCAGCGTGATCGACGGCATCGCCTTCCAGACCAATATCCTGGCGCTGAACGCGGCGGTGGAAGCGGCGCGGGCGGGCGAGCAGGGCAAGGGCTTCGCGGTGGTGGCGGGCGAAGTGCGTTCCCTGGCGCAGCGTAGCGCGCAGGCGGCCAAGGAAATCAAGTCGCTGATCGAGGACTCGGTGGCCAAGGTGGGCGCGGGTTCGCAGCAGGTCGAGCGGGCCGGGGCGACGATGCAGGAAATCGTCGCGTCGGTGAAGCGGGTGACGGACATCATGGGCGAGATCTCGGCGGCGTCGGAGGAGCAATCCAGCGGCATCGACCAGGTCAACCGCGCGGTGTCGCAGATGGACGAAGTCACGCAGCAGAACGCGGCGCTGGTGGAAGAGGCGGCCGCGGCGGCTGGTTCTCTGCAGGAACAGGCGGGACACCTGGCCGAAGCGGTGGCTGTCTTCAAGATCAACCAGGGCCAGGTCATCGACATGCCGGCACGCGAAATCGTGGCGCCCGCTGCGGTGTCCCGTATCGAGGCCCAGGCGGCATAG
- a CDS encoding CheR family methyltransferase, producing the protein MATATATASGQVERQFEFREADFSRVRRMIHERAGISLGTHKREMVYSRLARRLRSLGGADFASYLDRLESSPADPEWEEFVNALTTNLTAFFREAHHFPILAGFAAERPQPVSIWCCAASTGEEPYSIAITLIEALGARASSATVLATDIDTNVLQRARAATYPFERVAKIEEARLKRFFLKGKGAAAGQVRVRPEVAGMVRFDTLNLLAPDWPIQEKFDAIFCRNVMIYFDKPTQARILERFAPLLKPGGLLFAGHSENFSYISRDFRLRGQTVYECLGKA; encoded by the coding sequence GTGGCGACAGCGACAGCAACGGCATCCGGCCAGGTCGAGCGGCAGTTCGAATTCCGCGAGGCGGATTTTTCGCGCGTGCGCCGCATGATCCATGAGCGCGCCGGCATCTCGCTGGGGACGCACAAGCGGGAAATGGTCTATAGCCGCCTGGCGCGGCGCCTGCGCAGCCTGGGCGGCGCGGACTTCGCCAGCTACCTGGACAGGCTGGAATCGTCTCCCGCGGATCCGGAATGGGAAGAGTTCGTCAACGCGTTGACGACCAACCTGACCGCGTTCTTCCGCGAGGCGCACCATTTTCCCATTCTGGCCGGATTCGCGGCCGAGCGGCCGCAGCCGGTATCGATCTGGTGCTGCGCCGCGTCGACCGGCGAAGAGCCGTATTCGATCGCCATCACACTGATAGAAGCGCTGGGCGCGCGCGCCAGTTCGGCCACCGTGCTGGCCACCGACATCGACACGAACGTCCTGCAGCGGGCTCGCGCCGCGACCTATCCCTTCGAGCGCGTGGCCAAAATCGAAGAGGCGCGGCTCAAGCGCTTTTTCCTGAAAGGCAAGGGCGCGGCGGCGGGGCAAGTGCGGGTGCGTCCGGAAGTCGCGGGCATGGTCCGTTTCGACACCCTTAACCTGTTGGCGCCGGATTGGCCCATCCAGGAAAAGTTCGATGCGATCTTCTGTCGCAACGTGATGATCTATTTCGACAAGCCGACGCAGGCGCGCATACTGGAGCGCTTCGCGCCGCTGTTGAAGCCAGGCGGCCTGCTGTTCGCGGGCCATTCCGAAAACTTCAGCTATATCAGTCGCGATTTCCGCTTGCGCGGACAGACGGTGTACGAATGCTTGGGGAAGGCGTAA
- a CDS encoding protein-glutamate methylesterase/protein-glutamine glutaminase, whose translation MQKKITVLCVDDSALVRGLMTEIINSQPDMEVVATAPDPLVARELIKKHNPDVLTLDVEMPRMDGLDFLEKLMRLRPMPVLMVSSLTERGSEITLRALELGAVDFVTKPKLGIRDGLLEYTEIIADKLRAAARARPKALQAVPEAPRQVLRSPLSSSEKLVIIGASTGGTEAIRHVLQPLPPDSPAILITQHMPAGFTRSFAQRLDTICSLTVREATHGERVLPGHVYLAPGGESHMRLGRSGANYIVELDPSEPVNRHRPSVDVLFHSVAVAAGRNAVGVILTGMGKDGAAGLLEMKRAGARTLAQDEASCVVFGMPREAIALGAADEVVALETMSERILANAGDRGHRV comes from the coding sequence ATGCAGAAAAAAATAACCGTTTTGTGCGTCGACGATTCGGCGCTGGTGCGTGGGCTGATGACGGAAATCATCAACAGCCAGCCGGACATGGAAGTGGTCGCGACCGCGCCCGATCCGCTGGTCGCGCGCGAACTGATCAAGAAGCACAATCCGGACGTGCTGACGCTGGACGTGGAAATGCCGCGCATGGACGGCCTGGACTTTCTCGAAAAGCTGATGCGCCTGCGTCCCATGCCGGTGCTGATGGTGTCCTCGCTGACCGAGCGCGGGTCGGAGATCACGCTGCGCGCGCTGGAGCTGGGCGCGGTGGACTTCGTCACCAAACCCAAGCTGGGTATCCGTGACGGATTGCTGGAATACACGGAGATCATCGCCGACAAGCTGCGCGCGGCGGCGCGCGCGCGTCCCAAGGCACTTCAGGCGGTGCCCGAAGCTCCCAGGCAGGTATTGCGCTCGCCGCTGTCCAGCTCGGAAAAGCTCGTGATCATCGGCGCTTCCACCGGCGGCACCGAGGCGATCCGGCATGTGCTGCAGCCGCTGCCGCCGGACAGTCCCGCCATCCTGATCACCCAGCATATGCCGGCCGGGTTCACGCGTTCCTTCGCGCAGCGCCTGGATACGATCTGCAGCCTCACGGTGCGCGAAGCGACCCATGGCGAACGCGTGCTGCCCGGGCACGTTTACCTGGCGCCAGGCGGCGAGTCCCATATGCGGCTGGGCCGCAGCGGCGCCAACTACATCGTCGAACTTGATCCGTCGGAACCGGTGAACCGGCACCGCCCCTCCGTCGACGTGCTGTTTCATTCGGTGGCCGTGGCGGCCGGGCGCAACGCGGTTGGTGTCATCCTGACGGGCATGGGCAAGGACGGCGCCGCGGGCCTGCTGGAGATGAAGCGGGCAGGGGCCCGGACGCTGGCGCAGGACGAAGCCAGCTGCGTGGTTTTCGGCATGCCGCGCGAGGCCATCGCGCTGGGGGCGGCCGACGAAGTCGTCGCCCTGGAAACAATGAGCGAACGCATCCTGGCCAATGCCGGGGACCGCGGACACCGCGTATGA